Below is a window of Mucilaginibacter ginkgonis DNA.
TTTTGAACGGAACCATACCTTCACCTACCGGCTCTAAAGTTTTGTCGGCCTTAATGTCTTTTACGTGGAGTAACGGGAAACGGCCGGGATGTGCTTTAAACAATTCGGGTACGTTTACTTTAGCATAGGTAGCCCATGCCAGGTCAAGTTCCATTTTCAACAGGCTTGCGTCAACTTCCAGCAGCATGTCATAAGGCAATTTGCCTTCAACCTGCACAAATTCCATATCGTGGTTGTGATAACATAGCTGCAGTTTGGCTTTTTTACAAGCCTCGCCGGTGCGGTGCAATATCTCCTGCGCGTCATGTAGCTCTGCCATCGATGCTGTCGGTATATTAGCACAAACTAAATACTGTATGCCTCCTTCTGCGGCCTGGTCAACCAGTTCCTGCATGTCTTCCTTCAGGTTTTTAAGTCCGGTGATCTTAAGTGGTTTGCCTTGCGCGTCTAATGGCATCTTGGTTCCCGGAGGTAATTTAAATGGCGCCCCCAGCACGTGATGCGATCTCCAGCTTAATCCGTGGCTTTTACAAAGCGCCGCGAATTCTTTTGGCGACATACCGTAGTAGTTGGGCTTTTTGCTGAATGCCGACTCGATCTCTGTGTAGCCGATAGCCTTTAGCTTGGCCAATGAGCCGGCAACGTCGGCATCTATGGTGTTAAATAAGGTGAACAATTGTACACCAAGGGCATGTGGCGGGGCCGCGAAAAATGCTTTGGCCGCGCCCGGTAGTACAAGGGTGCCCGCACCAAGCATACCAGCCTGTTTCAGGAAGTTT
It encodes the following:
- a CDS encoding sugar phosphate isomerase/epimerase family protein; the encoded protein is MINRRNFLKQAGMLGAGTLVLPGAAKAFFAAPPHALGVQLFTLFNTIDADVAGSLAKLKAIGYTEIESAFSKKPNYYGMSPKEFAALCKSHGLSWRSHHVLGAPFKLPPGTKMPLDAQGKPLKITGLKNLKEDMQELVDQAAEGGIQYLVCANIPTASMAELHDAQEILHRTGEACKKAKLQLCYHNHDMEFVQVEGKLPYDMLLEVDASLLKMELDLAWATYAKVNVPELFKAHPGRFPLLHVKDIKADKTLEPVGEGMVPFKTIFAHAATGGVKHYFVEHDMPADAYASLSTSYKNLRAMGI